One Serpentinicella alkaliphila DNA segment encodes these proteins:
- the purD gene encoding phosphoribosylamine--glycine ligase — MKVLVIGSGGREHTLVWKLSQSPLVTEIFCAPGNPGIANLAKCVDIEVENIEKLVEFSREMKIEFAIVGPEAPLVLGIVDAFRKVGIKIIGPSKHAARLEGSKSFSKDFMMKYGISTAKYNEVDNYDEAIKVLENYSYPVVIKADGLASGKGVLICENREEAINGLTDILKTKVFGSAGDKVVIEEFLEGIETSILCFVDGKTIVPMVSCQDHKRIFDGDKGPNTGGMGTYSPNYVYTEEISKIVDEDILKPTLKGIQEENMDYRGILFIGLMITKECPKVLEYNCRFGDPETQVVLPRLDSDLVEIFLAMLDYKLSEMNIKWNDKAAVCVVLASGGYPGDYEKGIPIYGLENKIDNAIVFHSGTKMLDGEIVTNGGRVLGVTAWGDDIETARKNAYYNVEKINFVGKTYRTDIATR; from the coding sequence ATGAAGGTATTAGTAATAGGTAGTGGTGGAAGGGAACATACCTTAGTTTGGAAACTAAGTCAAAGTCCATTGGTTACGGAAATATTTTGCGCTCCTGGAAACCCAGGAATCGCAAACTTAGCGAAATGTGTTGACATAGAGGTAGAGAATATTGAAAAGCTTGTAGAATTTTCCCGGGAAATGAAGATAGAGTTTGCTATTGTCGGCCCGGAGGCACCTTTAGTGTTAGGGATTGTCGATGCCTTTAGAAAAGTGGGTATTAAGATCATTGGTCCTTCGAAACACGCTGCTAGGTTAGAAGGAAGTAAGTCTTTTTCAAAAGATTTTATGATGAAATACGGTATTTCAACGGCTAAATATAATGAAGTAGACAATTATGATGAAGCAATTAAAGTATTAGAGAATTATAGCTATCCAGTAGTTATTAAGGCCGACGGTTTAGCTTCAGGAAAAGGTGTCCTTATTTGTGAAAATAGAGAAGAAGCTATTAATGGACTAACAGATATACTTAAAACAAAAGTATTTGGTAGTGCTGGGGATAAAGTAGTTATTGAAGAGTTTTTAGAGGGTATAGAAACTTCAATTTTGTGCTTTGTTGATGGAAAGACCATTGTTCCAATGGTGAGTTGTCAAGATCATAAAAGAATATTTGATGGGGACAAAGGACCTAACACTGGCGGTATGGGTACTTATTCTCCAAACTATGTATATACTGAAGAGATTTCAAAGATAGTGGATGAGGACATATTAAAGCCTACATTAAAAGGGATTCAAGAGGAGAATATGGATTATAGGGGAATTCTTTTTATAGGTCTTATGATAACCAAAGAGTGTCCGAAGGTATTAGAATATAATTGTAGATTTGGGGATCCAGAAACTCAAGTAGTTTTACCAAGACTGGATAGTGATTTAGTAGAAATATTTTTAGCCATGCTAGACTATAAATTATCAGAAATGAATATAAAATGGAATGATAAAGCAGCTGTATGTGTGGTTTTAGCCTCCGGTGGATATCCTGGGGATTATGAAAAAGGAATACCTATATATGGCCTAGAGAATAAAATAGACAATGCTATAGTATTTCATTCAGGGACAAAAATGTTAGATGGAGAAATTGTTACGAATGGTGGACGAGTTTTAGGTGTAACAGCATGGGGAGATGATATCGAAACAGCTCGAAAAAATGCCTATTATAATGTAGAAAAAATAAATTTTGTTGGAAAAACCTATAGAACAGACATAGCTACAAGATAA
- a CDS encoding sigma-54 interaction domain-containing protein yields the protein MEKEKDIKKGLNQLAGSINKHDLFIDSKVIKIMEKLFDPIPVPIILLDKDTTVLLMNKAWLSYLKISRREALGKKILELDNNSRFPYVLQNKKQEIAWKHTFQNGHTGIVHRIPVLNEQGETIYGFGMILFQDMDEVRSMVEKNKLLETELHHYKKQLIKMQGAIYNWDNIIGVSRSLNETKIIGKKAAKTESTVLLTGESGTGKELFAHSIHNDSKRSHYPFVKINCAAIPSELLESELFGYDEGAFTGAKKGGKIGKFELANKGTIFLDEIGDMPINMQVKLLRVLQEKEVERVGGTKPISIDVRIIAATNKNLESLVKSGEFREDLYYRINVMVVEVPPLRDRRDDIEPLVKSLIDKISNRLGKYVVKISLEAMNVLKSYDWPGNVRELENTIERAINLVDGDTILPVHLPFNITKSVIKEYIEPIRELSDIVAEAEKEAIIQCLAYTKGNKLRTSKILNISRSSLYDKIVKYNIEE from the coding sequence ATGGAAAAGGAAAAGGATATAAAGAAAGGGTTAAACCAATTAGCAGGCTCTATTAATAAGCATGATTTATTTATAGATAGTAAAGTAATTAAAATAATGGAAAAACTCTTTGACCCAATACCTGTACCAATTATCCTATTAGATAAAGATACAACAGTGCTTTTAATGAATAAGGCATGGTTAAGTTATTTAAAAATTAGTAGAAGAGAGGCTTTAGGAAAAAAAATACTTGAACTAGACAATAATTCAAGATTTCCATATGTATTACAAAATAAAAAGCAAGAGATCGCTTGGAAGCATACATTTCAAAATGGACATACAGGTATAGTACATAGAATACCGGTTTTAAATGAACAGGGGGAAACTATATATGGTTTTGGAATGATATTGTTTCAAGATATGGATGAAGTTCGCTCTATGGTTGAAAAAAATAAGCTTTTGGAAACGGAACTACATCATTATAAAAAGCAACTAATAAAAATGCAAGGGGCTATTTATAATTGGGATAATATAATTGGAGTAAGCAGAAGTTTAAATGAGACTAAAATCATTGGAAAGAAGGCGGCTAAAACAGAATCCACCGTACTATTAACAGGTGAAAGTGGAACGGGAAAGGAGCTGTTTGCCCACTCGATACATAATGATAGTAAAAGAAGTCATTATCCATTTGTTAAAATAAATTGTGCTGCTATACCAAGTGAGCTATTAGAATCTGAATTATTTGGATACGATGAAGGGGCCTTTACAGGTGCTAAAAAGGGTGGGAAAATCGGAAAATTTGAGCTGGCAAATAAGGGTACAATCTTTTTAGATGAAATAGGTGATATGCCAATAAATATGCAAGTAAAATTATTGAGAGTACTTCAAGAAAAAGAGGTTGAAAGAGTAGGGGGAACTAAGCCTATTAGTATCGATGTTAGAATAATTGCTGCAACCAATAAAAACTTAGAAAGTTTAGTGAAATCCGGAGAATTTAGAGAGGACCTATATTATAGAATAAACGTCATGGTCGTAGAAGTACCGCCCCTTAGGGATAGAAGGGATGATATTGAGCCTTTGGTAAAAAGCTTAATAGACAAAATCTCAAATAGATTAGGTAAGTATGTCGTGAAAATTTCATTAGAGGCTATGAACGTGTTAAAAAGCTATGATTGGCCTGGTAATGTAAGGGAGTTGGAAAATACAATCGAAAGAGCTATAAATCTAGTAGACGGGGATACAATTTTACCAGTACATTTACCTTTTAATATTACTAAAAGTGTTATTAAGGAATACATTGAACCCATAAGAGAGTTAAGTGATATAGTTGCAGAGGCTGAAAAAGAGGCTATAATTCAATGTCTAGCATATACTAAGGGAAATAAGCTTAGAACATCTAAAATATTAAATATATCCCGTTCAAGTTTGTACGATAAAATAGTAAAGTACAATATTGAAGAATAA
- a CDS encoding prephenate dehydrogenase, protein MMNDFKKISIIGLGLIGGSIALALKNSGFKGQIIGRDLNSDNIKVAKELQVVDIFADSIKESVEHADLIIIATPLRYYESIFKEMSTHIKGDTIITDVGSVKGYVHKLANTYLPANTKFIGGHPMAGSEKSGISASNPYMFENAYYFLTLDKQDVLSEELDKLKKVIEAIGAYPVVTSLQKHDKIVARISHTPHLMAVILANLLDFDKNISYIPYVGGGFRDTTRIASGNPDMWRDIFLSNKEELISSIESCEILIKEFKDLLVKDDSRTMDELLRKAKLIRESIPKHRKDSMPQVFEVFIGVEDKPGMLGDLTRLLGEQKINIKDIEILHAREDEQGAIKIGFKNKEEQMKAYTVFKNANYHLTFIREENESANNE, encoded by the coding sequence ATGATGAATGACTTTAAAAAAATTAGCATTATAGGTTTAGGACTTATAGGGGGATCAATAGCCTTAGCATTGAAAAATTCAGGGTTTAAGGGTCAAATCATTGGAAGAGATTTAAATTCTGATAATATAAAGGTTGCGAAGGAGTTACAGGTAGTTGACATTTTTGCTGATAGTATAAAAGAATCAGTCGAGCATGCAGATCTAATAATAATAGCTACACCCTTAAGATATTATGAATCTATATTTAAAGAAATGAGTACACATATTAAAGGAGATACAATTATAACTGATGTTGGAAGTGTTAAGGGCTATGTCCATAAGCTGGCGAATACATATTTACCAGCAAATACTAAGTTTATAGGCGGACATCCTATGGCTGGGTCAGAAAAATCAGGGATAAGTGCATCTAATCCTTATATGTTTGAAAATGCATATTACTTTTTGACTTTAGATAAGCAAGATGTTTTGTCAGAGGAATTAGATAAATTAAAGAAAGTTATAGAAGCCATAGGGGCCTATCCCGTAGTAACATCCTTACAAAAGCATGATAAGATTGTGGCTCGAATAAGTCATACGCCACATTTAATGGCAGTAATTTTAGCAAATTTATTAGATTTTGATAAAAATATTTCATATATACCCTATGTAGGTGGTGGATTTAGAGATACTACTAGGATAGCTTCAGGTAATCCAGATATGTGGAGAGATATATTTCTTTCAAATAAAGAGGAGTTAATTAGTAGTATTGAGTCTTGTGAAATTTTAATTAAAGAATTTAAGGATTTATTAGTTAAGGATGACTCAAGGACCATGGATGAACTTCTAAGAAAAGCTAAGCTAATAAGGGAAAGTATACCAAAACATAGAAAAGATTCAATGCCACAAGTATTTGAAGTATTTATAGGGGTAGAGGATAAGCCAGGTATGTTAGGTGACTTAACGAGATTACTTGGGGAACAGAAAATTAATATTAAAGATATTGAAATCCTACACGCTAGAGAAGATGAACAAGGGGCAATTAAGATAGGATTTAAAAATAAAGAGGAACAAATGAAGGCTTACACTGTGTTTAAAAATGCAAATTATCACTTAACTTTTATTAGGGAGGAGAATGAAAGTGCTAATAACGAGTAA
- the purN gene encoding phosphoribosylglycinamide formyltransferase: MSRVKIAVLISGSGSNLQALMDSIKLGEIDGDIKLVISNKKGVYGLERAETNNIKTYVIDRETYAEQKQRDNLLLDLLESNKIDLVVLAGYLAMVPENVINRYRNKIINIHPSLIPSFSGKGFYGGNVHRAAVERGVKITGATVHFVNEETDGGPIILQEIVKVDVKDTAEDVQKKVLEVEHKILPYAVKLFIERRLRVVDNKVEILQ; the protein is encoded by the coding sequence ATGTCAAGAGTAAAAATAGCTGTTTTAATTTCAGGTAGTGGCTCAAATCTTCAAGCTCTTATGGATTCAATTAAACTAGGCGAAATTGATGGAGATATTAAATTAGTTATATCTAATAAAAAAGGCGTTTATGGATTAGAAAGAGCTGAAACTAATAACATCAAAACATATGTAATTGATAGAGAAACATATGCTGAACAAAAGCAACGGGATAATTTATTATTAGACTTATTAGAGAGTAATAAAATTGACTTAGTCGTTTTAGCTGGATATTTAGCTATGGTACCAGAAAACGTTATTAATAGATATAGGAACAAAATTATAAACATTCATCCATCATTAATTCCTAGCTTCAGTGGCAAAGGTTTTTATGGTGGGAATGTACACAGAGCCGCTGTAGAGCGTGGCGTAAAAATAACCGGAGCTACGGTACATTTTGTTAACGAGGAAACCGATGGTGGTCCAATTATATTACAAGAAATTGTTAAAGTTGATGTTAAGGATACAGCAGAGGATGTTCAAAAAAAAGTATTAGAAGTTGAACATAAAATTTTACCTTATGCAGTAAAGCTATTCATAGAACGTAGATTAAGGGTAGTTGATAACAAAGTTGAAATTTTACAATGA
- the aroF gene encoding 3-deoxy-7-phosphoheptulonate synthase, which translates to MVIVMKHAAPQEIIEKIHNKMVELGCKVHKSQGENYCLLGLVGETSKIQESQLLANPYVDRVLRVQHPFKLASRLFHPEDTVIDIEGHKIGGKNKPCIMAGPCSVESEDQLLTIARAVKESGAQLLRGGAYKPRTSPYSFQGLGEEGLKLLLKAKEETGMPIVTEVMDTETFETVEKYADILQIGARNMQNFPLLKKAGRSNKVILLKRGLSATIEEFLMSAEYIMSEGNPNVILCERGIRTFETYTRNTLDISAIPIIQELSHLPIIVDPSHATGKWSTVEPLSKASIAIGAHGLIIEVHHEPELALSDGAQSLKPEKFNRLMNSITKISNMND; encoded by the coding sequence ATGGTAATAGTAATGAAGCATGCTGCACCACAAGAAATAATTGAAAAGATTCACAATAAAATGGTTGAGTTGGGATGTAAGGTTCATAAATCACAGGGCGAAAACTATTGTTTACTAGGCTTAGTAGGCGAGACAAGTAAAATACAGGAGTCACAGTTATTAGCCAATCCTTATGTAGATAGAGTCCTTAGAGTACAACATCCATTTAAATTAGCAAGTAGACTTTTCCATCCTGAAGACACAGTTATCGACATCGAAGGACATAAAATAGGTGGAAAAAACAAACCTTGTATAATGGCAGGGCCTTGTTCTGTTGAAAGTGAGGACCAACTATTAACTATTGCTCGAGCAGTAAAAGAAAGCGGAGCACAACTATTACGTGGTGGAGCGTACAAACCAAGAACTTCACCATACAGCTTTCAAGGTCTAGGTGAGGAAGGATTAAAGTTATTACTTAAAGCTAAAGAGGAAACAGGTATGCCAATTGTAACAGAGGTTATGGATACAGAAACCTTTGAAACTGTAGAAAAATATGCTGACATTCTTCAAATTGGTGCCAGAAATATGCAAAACTTCCCTTTACTAAAAAAAGCTGGTAGAAGTAATAAGGTAATACTTCTTAAAAGAGGATTATCCGCAACTATAGAAGAATTCCTAATGTCCGCAGAATATATTATGTCTGAAGGAAACCCAAATGTTATTCTATGTGAAAGAGGAATTAGGACCTTTGAAACATACACAAGAAATACCTTAGACATAAGTGCAATTCCAATAATCCAAGAACTAAGTCATTTACCTATTATTGTTGATCCAAGTCACGCAACTGGTAAATGGTCTACAGTTGAACCATTATCTAAAGCATCTATAGCTATCGGTGCCCATGGCCTAATAATTGAAGTACACCACGAACCAGAGCTAGCTCTATCAGATGGTGCCCAATCACTTAAGCCAGAAAAATTTAATCGACTAATGAATTCCATAACTAAAATTTCCAATATGAACGATTAG
- a CDS encoding YerC/YecD family TrpR-related protein, translated as MAYESKIKDEFTEELFKAILKLETMEDCYRFFEDICTIKEIQSISQRLEVAKLLKGGKTYNEIEDKTGASAATISRVSRCLHYGSDGYKLILQRLEEN; from the coding sequence GTGGCCTACGAATCAAAAATAAAAGATGAGTTTACTGAAGAGCTTTTTAAAGCTATTTTGAAACTAGAAACTATGGAGGACTGCTATCGTTTTTTTGAAGATATATGTACCATAAAAGAAATACAGTCAATTTCTCAGAGACTTGAAGTGGCTAAGCTTCTAAAGGGTGGAAAAACATATAATGAAATTGAGGATAAAACCGGAGCAAGCGCAGCTACAATTAGCAGGGTAAGCAGATGTCTTCACTATGGATCCGATGGTTATAAGCTAATTTTACAGAGACTTGAAGAAAACTAA
- the dapG gene encoding aspartate kinase, whose translation MNIIVQKFGGTSVSTKERRKLAIDKILKTYDEGNKVVVVVSAMGRKGEPYATDSLRGLITDSNPKCNLKHLDLLMSCGETISSVVLSSELEELGYKSLPLTGFQAGITTNSNFSDARIISIDQSKIMNYLNENYIVIVTGFQGITESGEVTTLGRGGSDTTATALGAALGAKCVEIYTDVDGIMTADPNVVPKAKIIEEINYEEIFQMAEKGAKVIHPRAVEIAQYGNIPLKIKNTLSDHPGTTIHSHYKQLYSVSELRTTLLTAITHKDNIVQVTVYTEGKSDKESSLLSRLTECDISIDMINFFIDKKVFTIESKDLEALENILNDLTLNYIYLDGCSKVTIIGSRITGIPGVMATIVKALGSENIQIFQSSDSHLTISCLVAKEHAKKAVNILHKAFSLDDN comes from the coding sequence GTGAATATCATAGTTCAAAAATTTGGTGGCACTTCTGTTTCTACTAAGGAGAGAAGAAAACTGGCCATTGATAAAATATTAAAGACATATGATGAGGGAAATAAAGTAGTGGTTGTTGTTTCTGCTATGGGTAGAAAAGGTGAGCCTTACGCTACAGATAGTTTAAGAGGATTAATTACTGATAGTAATCCCAAATGTAATTTAAAGCATTTAGACCTTTTAATGAGCTGTGGTGAAACTATTTCTTCAGTAGTACTATCATCAGAATTAGAAGAATTAGGATATAAATCATTGCCACTCACGGGTTTTCAAGCAGGGATAACTACAAATAGTAATTTTAGCGATGCTAGAATAATATCAATTGATCAAAGTAAAATAATGAACTACTTAAATGAAAACTATATTGTTATTGTAACTGGTTTTCAAGGTATTACAGAGTCTGGGGAAGTAACCACCCTTGGCCGTGGAGGAAGTGATACTACAGCAACAGCCCTAGGGGCTGCCTTAGGAGCAAAATGTGTAGAGATATATACAGATGTGGACGGAATAATGACTGCGGATCCGAATGTAGTACCTAAGGCAAAAATAATCGAGGAAATAAATTACGAGGAGATATTCCAAATGGCTGAAAAAGGCGCTAAAGTTATACACCCTAGAGCTGTAGAAATCGCACAGTATGGCAATATTCCACTAAAAATTAAAAATACCTTATCTGATCATCCTGGTACAACTATACACTCTCACTACAAACAACTATATAGTGTCTCAGAATTAAGAACTACACTGCTTACGGCAATTACACATAAGGATAATATCGTACAGGTTACAGTCTATACAGAAGGTAAATCCGACAAAGAATCTTCATTATTATCTAGACTTACGGAATGTGATATTAGTATTGATATGATAAACTTCTTTATTGATAAAAAGGTATTCACTATAGAATCGAAGGACCTAGAAGCCCTTGAGAATATTTTAAATGACCTCACTTTAAACTATATTTACTTAGATGGTTGTAGTAAGGTCACCATTATTGGAAGTAGAATTACAGGAATTCCGGGAGTAATGGCTACAATAGTAAAAGCCTTAGGAAGTGAAAATATTCAAATTTTCCAAAGTTCCGACTCCCATTTGACTATATCCTGTTTAGTAGCCAAAGAGCATGCAAAAAAAGCAGTTAACATACTTCACAAAGCATTTTCACTAGATGATAATTAA
- the aroA gene encoding 3-phosphoshikimate 1-carboxyvinyltransferase: MLITSKVSKIQGKIKVPGDKSISHRAIMLASISEGKSVIDGFLFGEDCLSTVSCFRKLGISININEGQIEVEGKGLYGLSEPEDILDAGNSGTTMRLMTGILAGQSFLSIITGDDSLRKRPMERIALPLRKMGASINGRKGGKLAPVVIEGKNLEGIEYILPVSSAQIKSAVLLAGLYADGETTVEEDVQSRDHTEKMLEFFGAKITKDNNRVTVSPSVLKAQNITVPGDISSAAFFMAAAAAIPGSYLIIEGVGINQTRSGIIDVLTEMGAKIQVENIKHSGGEEIGDIHIEGVNLKGVNISKAIIPRLIDEIPVLAVIAAKAEGITRITGAEELKVKETNRISTMVSEMKKVGIEVNELPDGMEIIGGSKINGGTVESHGDHRVAMAMAICGLLADEPIKILGNECIDISFPDFENILKSVCSY, translated from the coding sequence GTGCTAATAACGAGTAAGGTAAGTAAAATTCAAGGTAAAATAAAAGTTCCGGGAGATAAATCTATATCTCATAGGGCAATTATGCTTGCAAGTATAAGTGAAGGTAAAAGTGTGATAGATGGTTTTCTATTTGGGGAAGACTGTTTAAGCACAGTTTCTTGTTTTAGAAAATTGGGCATTTCAATTAATATTAATGAAGGTCAAATTGAAGTAGAAGGTAAGGGGCTTTATGGTTTAAGTGAACCTGAAGATATACTTGATGCAGGAAACTCAGGCACAACTATGAGATTGATGACTGGAATATTGGCAGGACAATCATTTCTCTCTATAATTACAGGAGATGATTCCTTAAGAAAGAGACCTATGGAACGTATTGCTTTACCATTAAGAAAAATGGGTGCTTCAATAAATGGTCGTAAGGGTGGAAAATTAGCCCCAGTGGTAATAGAGGGAAAAAACTTAGAAGGGATTGAATATATATTACCTGTTTCGAGTGCTCAAATAAAGTCTGCAGTGTTATTAGCAGGACTTTATGCTGATGGAGAAACAACTGTAGAAGAGGATGTTCAATCAAGAGACCATACAGAAAAAATGCTTGAGTTTTTCGGAGCAAAAATTACTAAAGATAATAATAGGGTAACCGTAAGTCCTTCAGTATTAAAGGCACAGAATATAACAGTGCCTGGGGACATATCTTCTGCTGCATTTTTTATGGCTGCGGCGGCTGCGATTCCGGGCTCATATTTAATAATTGAAGGAGTAGGAATTAATCAAACTAGAAGTGGGATTATTGATGTTCTAACGGAAATGGGAGCCAAAATTCAAGTTGAAAATATTAAGCATAGCGGTGGAGAAGAAATAGGAGATATTCATATTGAAGGTGTAAATCTAAAGGGTGTGAACATATCCAAGGCAATCATTCCAAGACTAATTGATGAGATTCCAGTGTTAGCTGTAATTGCAGCGAAGGCTGAAGGTATTACGAGAATTACAGGGGCAGAGGAGCTTAAGGTTAAAGAAACAAATAGAATATCAACTATGGTTAGTGAAATGAAGAAAGTTGGAATAGAAGTTAATGAATTACCAGATGGTATGGAGATCATAGGTGGTTCTAAAATAAATGGTGGTACTGTTGAGAGTCATGGTGATCACAGGGTTGCAATGGCAATGGCCATTTGTGGACTTTTAGCTGATGAGCCAATTAAAATTTTAGGTAATGAATGCATTGATATATCCTTCCCTGACTTCGAAAATATCTTAAAGAGTGTTTGTAGTTATTGA
- the purH gene encoding bifunctional phosphoribosylaminoimidazolecarboxamide formyltransferase/IMP cyclohydrolase, translating to MIKRALISVSDKTGIVEFSKKLADLGIEILSTGGTANLLRQSGVDAIDVSSVTSFPECLDGRVKTLHPVIHGGILAIRDNEEHMSTLEKLNITPIDLVVINLYPFKETILKEGVTLEEAIENIDIGGPTMLRSSAKNYNFVTVVTDPTDYCRVLEEIEKDGDTKYDTRYDLALKVFRHTSHYDTLIANYLGKDKEAFPNTLTMTYEKVQDLRYGENPHQMAAFYREIGDKRGTLVEGEQLQGKELSFNNINDANGALELLKEFTEPTVVAVKHTNPCGVASDLNIYEAYKKAYESDPQSIFGGIIAANEVIDGRTADLMKDIFLEVIIAPDFTEEALEIFKAKSNLRLIKINDITLKLEKNMDFKKVAGGLLIQDSNNELVDEQKVVTKNIPTDEENEDLIFAFKIVKHVKSNAIVIAKNKQTLGIGPGQTSRIWALQNAIRNAEHNLVGSVLASDAFFPFKDVVEEAIKSGVKAIIQPGGSVRDEESINVCNENGVSMVFTGKRHFKH from the coding sequence ATGATAAAAAGAGCATTAATTAGCGTTTCTGATAAGACAGGAATTGTTGAATTTTCTAAAAAACTTGCAGATTTAGGTATAGAAATTCTATCTACGGGTGGTACAGCTAATCTATTAAGGCAATCCGGAGTGGATGCAATTGATGTTTCATCGGTTACTAGCTTTCCAGAATGCCTAGATGGAAGAGTTAAGACTCTACACCCTGTCATTCATGGTGGGATACTTGCTATCAGAGATAACGAAGAGCACATGAGTACTTTGGAGAAACTTAATATTACACCAATAGACCTAGTTGTTATTAATCTATATCCATTTAAAGAAACAATTCTGAAAGAGGGAGTAACTTTAGAGGAGGCAATTGAGAATATTGACATTGGTGGGCCAACGATGCTAAGGTCATCAGCAAAAAATTATAACTTTGTTACAGTTGTTACTGACCCAACAGACTATTGCAGAGTTCTTGAAGAGATTGAAAAAGATGGTGATACTAAATATGACACTAGATATGATTTAGCTTTAAAAGTCTTTAGACATACAAGTCACTATGATACTTTAATTGCTAATTATTTAGGTAAAGATAAAGAAGCCTTTCCAAATACTTTAACTATGACTTATGAGAAGGTTCAGGATTTAAGATATGGAGAAAATCCCCACCAAATGGCTGCTTTTTATAGAGAAATTGGAGACAAAAGAGGAACATTAGTTGAGGGCGAACAATTACAGGGAAAAGAATTATCCTTTAATAATATTAATGATGCAAATGGAGCCTTAGAGCTTTTAAAAGAATTTACTGAACCAACTGTAGTAGCTGTAAAACATACAAACCCTTGTGGTGTAGCTTCTGATTTAAATATATATGAGGCTTATAAAAAAGCATATGAGTCAGATCCTCAATCAATTTTTGGTGGAATAATTGCAGCAAATGAAGTTATAGATGGAAGAACTGCAGATTTAATGAAGGATATATTTTTAGAGGTAATAATAGCTCCTGACTTTACTGAAGAGGCTTTAGAAATATTTAAAGCAAAAAGCAATTTAAGATTAATTAAAATTAATGATATTACCCTAAAACTTGAAAAAAATATGGACTTTAAAAAGGTGGCAGGTGGATTATTAATACAAGATTCAAATAATGAATTAGTGGATGAACAAAAAGTAGTTACTAAAAATATCCCAACAGATGAGGAAAATGAGGATTTAATATTTGCTTTTAAAATAGTTAAGCATGTTAAATCAAATGCTATAGTTATAGCTAAAAATAAACAAACCTTAGGAATCGGACCAGGACAAACTAGTAGAATATGGGCATTACAAAATGCTATAAGAAATGCTGAGCATAATCTTGTTGGATCAGTACTAGCATCTGATGCATTCTTTCCATTTAAGGATGTAGTTGAGGAAGCTATTAAATCTGGAGTAAAAGCAATCATTCAACCAGGTGGTTCTGTTAGAGACGAAGAGTCTATTAATGTTTGTAATGAAAATGGAGTTTCGATGGTATTTACAGGTAAAAGACATTTTAAACACTAA